A genomic window from Populus nigra chromosome 7, ddPopNigr1.1, whole genome shotgun sequence includes:
- the LOC133699118 gene encoding putative AP2/ERF and B3 domain-containing protein Os01g0140700, with amino-acid sequence MPEKLFKKTLSKTDIDYRMTIPMDSLSAFQIPEGRYSKEVVAVDIDGHRWSFRCSTRRKDPHPIPVLSSGWIKFVKNRGLKEGDEVIFSVAHNDGAEGPQFGIEARKKLTKLFGQDIWSNPL; translated from the coding sequence ATGCCAGAAAAGCTATTCAAAAAGACACTATCAAAGACTGACATTGATTATAGAATGACAATTCCAATGGATAGCCTCTCCGCTTTCCAAATCCCAGAAGGACGATACTCGAAAGAAGTTGTTGCCGTCGACATCGATGGTCATCGATGGAGTTTCCGGTGTTCCACGAGAAGAAAAGATCCCCACCCCATACCAGTCCTCTCTTCAGGCTGGATTAAGTTTGTCAAAAACAGGGGTCTCAAGGAAGGCGATGAAGTCATCTTTTCTGTCGCGCACAATGATGGAGCTGAGGGTCCGCAATTCGGAATTGAAGCACGGAAAAAACTGACCAAGTTATTCGGTCAAGATATTTGGAGCAATCctctttga